The Aphelocoma coerulescens isolate FSJ_1873_10779 chromosome Z unlocalized genomic scaffold, UR_Acoe_1.0 ChrZ, whole genome shotgun sequence DNA window TCAAGGGATTGGAGGCTTTGGAGAGGAACCAGGAATTAAAGCACAGCTGACAAACCTTATTCGATCGATACGAACTGTTATGAGAGGTAAGGGCACGATATtttccattattattattactgttacAATCTGTAATGTCTTGTTTTTGCGATAATCTATACTGCCTTTGCTCCTGGACTCTCTGTAGGAGGGTGCAGGCCTCACCTAGAGTGCCCTTAATTTTGCTAAGAGCGTAAAATCATTCCCTGACTCTGGCTTGTGTTTCTCCTGATGAGCCTTTGCCTTTCCTTGGAGTTTGGCAGCTGGGAGGAAACTTGATGATCAACCAAAGTGTGCAATTAGCGTCACCTTGTCTAAATCCAGTTTTATAGGAAGTACCTGGTGAGGGAAATGTAATTCTGGAGTTTCTGAAAGGCAAGCCAGGCTTATGTGCCTCAAAAGATGGGGAGAAAAATATACTTAATTGGTAAGTTACTGATAGTTCGTCATTATGAAGCACacaaaaaattcattttgtagATGATGATGATAGAGAGGAAGTAACAAATCTTAAACTTTGTCTTACCCACCACTGAGTAAAAACTAAAACATCTCTTACAAAGCACCATAAAGCCAAGGGTAAAACTGATTTTTAGATGGTTTAGTTTCATTTGGAGAAAGAGTTATTTGTGTTAAAGTTAAAACTGAACTAAAGGCTCTGGGTTAAAGTTAAAACAGGctgtggaaaaatatttctgctgttgCTTCCTACTAATGTCTGGTATCCTAGGATTAGAGCCTGGCTCCTTCCACTGGTCCCAACTTTGCATAGAAAAATTAAGTGTATTTCGAAAATTTTGACCgttttctctccttctcccaaGGTGTTCTCCCAAGTTTGTACGAAGCTCTGTCATTTTGTGATGTAGAAAGGAAGATTTTCactattaatttctctttttttcccctctgcagtGCCATTAATAGCCCTGAACTCCATCACAATCATTCTCCTCCTGTTGTTCGGTTGAAGACACCCGGTAAAAATCCTTTGGACATCCAAAGAAGCCAGTTCCTGACCACCACTGCTCTGAGTTTCCTGGGATCCAGCACAGTTTAGCTGTCAATCTGACGTTCaacttaaaataataaaagacaCTGTTTCTATTTATCCCATTTCCTAATGTTCCCTTGCAGTTTCATTAAGCAGGATCACGGGATCAATGCAACAATGCTGCAAACACATTGGACTGTGACCAgttctgttgctgcctgttcatAGTGTTGATTAATTATTAGAGTAAATGTCATAGGATGTTGCAGTGACTGGCAATGGGATGCAGCTTTTAAATGTCTCGTTACTCAGGGATGAATTTCCTTCAGTACGCTCtccaatttgtttttaaattgaaGAAACAACaatgtgtttgttttcatttccgAACTGTTTAAGAGAATATGAATTAGGCTCTGAAAACCTGTTATAAAGAATACTTGTTATAAAGGATTGAAGTCCAGCTGTGATATCGAGGGAGATAAAACCAGCTGGGTAAAGTCCTGATTCAGGTTAGCATTGAAAGCTGAATTTTCCTGCTTTGATTGGGGATTTTTGTCTTCAAATCAGTATTTCATACTGATGGCAAAGTCAGTTGAAAATGGGTGCAATTGCagtgcaaaatttaaaaaaaaaacgaatttaaaaaaaaaagctgtaccAGAAGCTGGGCAACTCTGTGTTAACTTTGGGGATATTAGTGACTAGCATTTGTTACTCTTCTGTCAAGGATTGTTattacactttttaaaatatgtattaaaCTTCTGTGTGGTGATTACTGTGGTCAAAGTGGGGATCCATTTGTATTCTGAGCTTCCCGGGAAACGTGGGAGGGGAATACCAGGGGAGGTGAATACCATGCGCTTTTCAAATGCACTTCTTTGTAAAAAACCCGTGGATTTGcagcctctttctgtcactgctccttcccctgccctcctcctcctcatcactTGTTAAATTAACAACTTTGAAAGTGAAACTGTCTGTGGCACTTTGCAGTTCTGCCACAAAGAATGTTCCTAATGGCTTTGGTACCCGTCTCGTCTCAATAATTAAGATTGCTGAGCTAGGTCTGAACTGGAAAAGGTGATTCTCAtgtatctttttaaaaaagttagAATTCTTTGTCTGTTCCTCTGCTGGAGTGTTCTACCCTAATTTTAAAGGGGGGAGGCCAAGGGAAAGCTGGCAGTTTCATTAATTTAAAGCAGCTTAGTTGATCATCTCTTCTCCTCATGTCTTGATGACTAAAGCATACGCTGTTGGATATGAAGAAGAATCTGTAAAACAAGTAAATGCATTTAATGATCTTCAATCACATTTTTTCACAGAGTAAAGTATATCCAGGAGGAGACTTTTatgttgtttccttttttcttagtGATTTTTTGCAAATAAATCCTGAATTTCCAAGTTTAGCACTCTCTTTCCTAACTCTCTCTCTGTGTACAGTGGGGATATCTCAAAATTCGGCTTCATCCCGTTCCAGATACCAGAGTAGCTGCTCTTAcatgaaatatgtatttttttcctcatccctGTGGCACTTGCAAGTATCATCTGCTGTGGAGCTGTGTTTTGGTATCATCTCTCTGCTGTGGAGCTGTGTTTTGGTTTATGTAGCAAACCCAATGAGACGTGGTAACGCTGTCCTGAGGCAGAACAGGATCTTTAAGTTTTGAAACGTGTGGATCTGTtagaagtgatttttttatGATGATCTTTGTGTAAATCAGAGGTGATGAGCGTACAGCCTGGCTcagttcttttcacagatctgTCTTTCATGGAAACCAGGCAGTGCGTGTGTGGAACATTCTGTATTCCCGTGAAatttttttggaaagaaaagcagtggTTGGTGTTTCTGTGGCTGTGGCACTGGGAGTACCCAACGAATTGAAGCATGGCGTGTCTGTAATTCCATTTTCGCTTCTGTTGACTGTCAAAACAATTCCTTCTTACTGAAATAAAAGCCAGTACTAAAGATTGCAAGCAgcagctttaaaataaaacgggtgaagaGCGATTCCCCCCCTCTTGCTGTGCTGTCAGAGGGGCTGCAGGCCCAGCGCGGCTCAGCACACGGGCAGTGCagggagaaggagcagcaggagccccaCGCTGGAGGCAAAACTGGGACGAGGTTCACCTGACAGATGAAAAATAGCAATTCCAAGTGGGGCAGCAGCCGAGGATCAGGTCTGCAGGTAATGAGCAGGGAGAGGGCGAGGGGAGTGCAGAGACAGCCGGGGAATAACCacgctgctgctgtcccctcacgtggcttccagcagctctggaacGACTCTGCGGCTAAAACTGGCTGGGTTCATCAAAAACAGGGAATGTGCAAAATAAagttactatatatatatatatatatacacacacacattcgtAATAgtttataaaattatatataaaagTCATACATTCATAGATTAAAATTCATATTACAAAAATGTATAAATGTATAAATGCATAAGTAGAATTATAAATATCACTATATCCATATATATGGAGATAATAAGGGGATTAGTCGCTATGGATATGTTATGGGTGTAATTTAATAGTAGATATGAaataggaagaatttcttcccaatatcctaggtatattttttatatataaatagataCTAGTTATTATAAGTATCTTATGGATATAATATATCTCTATAGGGATATGATAACGTATTTTCTATGTAACTTATATATATTATGTATAAATACATCTAAAATCATAATATCGATATATGGATAcattattatatataatatcAGTACAGGATATAATATATCCATACT harbors:
- the IER3IP1 gene encoding immediate early response 3-interacting protein 1, translated to MAFTLYSLLQASLLIVNAVAVLHEERFLRHVGWGSDQGIGGFGEEPGIKAQLTNLIRSIRTVMRVPLIALNSITIILLLLFG